One genomic region from Prochlorococcus marinus CUG1433 encodes:
- the arfB gene encoding aminoacyl-tRNA hydrolase — translation MDLKITKTLVIPSNEIKWRFSRSSGPGGQNVNKIESRVEIIFNLEDSKVLNDYQKEILKINLKNKLVNNSLRLTVQEHRNQLLNRQLALMKFSSIIKNALNKPFKLRKSTQPTKASQKKRVEVKKKRGELKKNRQKEKTYQI, via the coding sequence ATGGATTTAAAAATTACTAAAACATTAGTAATCCCCTCCAACGAAATTAAATGGCGATTTTCCAGATCCTCCGGTCCTGGAGGACAAAATGTAAATAAAATTGAAAGCAGAGTGGAGATTATTTTTAATTTAGAAGATTCCAAAGTATTAAATGATTATCAGAAAGAAATTCTTAAGATAAACTTGAAAAACAAATTAGTGAATAATAGCTTACGTTTAACGGTTCAAGAACACAGAAATCAATTATTAAATAGGCAGCTAGCTTTAATGAAATTTAGTTCAATCATAAAAAATGCTTTAAATAAACCATTTAAATTAAGAAAATCTACACAACCTACTAAAGCATCGCAAAAGAAAAGAGTTGAGGTTAAAAAAAAACGTGGCGAATTGAAAAAAAATAGACAAAAAGAAAAAACATATCAAATATGA